The DNA region AGAGGAAAACTGGTGACCAGGATTCTAGGTTATAGTCTGAATTTGCCAGCAGAAATGAACCACGCTATGAAAAACTCGGACTTCTTTCAACAGGGGTTGGTAGAGAACCCAGGATAAATGAATTCCAGATTCCCATATTTCTAAGGGCACAGACCCCAAAAGGACTGTCAGAGTCTTGCCTTAGGGAACTAGCTGTGTGGGAAATTAGAGGCGGGTGGGGGCCCCAGCCTCGAGTCACCgaacttggtggtggtggtggtggtggcgggaggtggggggagtcTATCCAACCAACGGCAGTGGTCCTCCTAATGTGAGTCTCCAAGCATGGCTGAGGCGTTCGAAGTCACTTCAGCCTaatcttccctctccttcccccatcctGGCGTAAGGGAGTTGTGCATCAGGTGGAAGTGGGGTGAGGTGATGGGGACGACGGAAGGAAAGCTCGGACTCCAGTTGGCCTCGCCTAGCCACAGGCCACCAGGttgaagcagagggagtggaggaTGGGTGCTTCTGGGACTCCCCAGTAAGCCTGGGTAACAGCCCTCACCCAGGATGCCAAAGAGGAGAGACCagagggatggggaggtgggACACCAGGCCATCAGACGTTGCTGATGCGCACGCTAAGGGCAGCGCCCTCCTTCTCAGCTTGCTCCCGTAAGGACTCCTCCAACTTGAGCTTCTCGGGGTCTCTGTAGCGAACAGTGCTGTCGCGGAGGCCACTAGGAAGGGCCACTTTCACAACTTGGTCAAAAAGGCTGAAGTCAGCTATGTATTTGCCACTGGCTGACAGCGAGATGGCAGGTGTGAACTCATAGCCCCAGAGGATCTCCTCCGGCAGGTAGGAAGTGCGCACCTGGCAGGTGGCACTGGTGGATTCCACCGTCCCGCTGAGGATCAGCACCAGCTCGAAGTCACCCTCGCCGCTGCGGAGGGGGAGGTCTTTCAGGGGACTGGTCTCATCCACCACATGGTAGAACGTGAGGGGTAGAATGAGGAAGGGGCTGTCAGAGGCCGTGTCGACTTGGAAAGTCACATTGACCTGGTTGAGCCGGATGTTCTCGCCCTCTTTGGTCTGGTGGGTCTGAAGCAGTTTGCCTGTCACCTGGCAGCCAATGAGGAGGCTCTTACGCATGTTGGCAACTCGGATCATGAGGCAGGGCTTCCCGTCGTGCGCAGCAACGACCGCGTGCTGGCTGAAGCGGATGGTCTCCGCCCGCTTCTTGGGCCGGGCGATCTTGGCCAGGAAGGTGCCCGTGATAAAGATCTCCAGGATGGTGGTGAGCACCAGCTGGGCGATCAGGAGCACGATGGCCAGTGGGCACTCCTCACTGATGTAGCGGAAGCCATAGCCAATGGTGGTCTGGGATtcaagggagaagaggaaggccCCAGTGAGCGTGTGCACCTGGACCACACAGGGGGTGTGGTTGGCGGGGGGCCCCAGCTCCAGCAGGTCCCCGTGGGCCACCGCGACCAGATACCACACCACACCAAAGAGGAACCAGGTGCCTGCAAAGGTTGCCGAGAAGAGCAGTAGCTTATAACGCCACTGCATGTCGATGAAGGTGGTCCACAGGTCCTTGAGGTAGAGGAAGCGCTTGTCAGCGATGTGCTCCATTCGCACGTTGCTGCGGCCATCCTTGGTCAGCACTCGGCGGCGTCGGACCACCGGGCCCACGAGGGGCCGGCTCTCCGTCTGGGTGGTCTGACTGTAATACACCTTGGCGACTGACGTCATCTGCAGGGAGCAAGACAGCATAATGGAGGTTATTGCAGAAATCCGGCCAACGCCTAGCCACCCCCCGATGCGAAGGAGGAAGTCACACCCGTTTGGTGCCGCTGACTTGTTCTTAGCATTAGCCAATGTTTATGAGCGCTTGCTCTATGCCAGGCGCTGTGCAAGACACTGGTGAGTCAACAAGAAAAATGACATCATCCTTGCGCCCCAAGGATTCACAGCCTAGTGAGCGAGACACATTCAGTGAGCAAATAACCACAATGCAGTCTGACACTTGCAATTCTTGagagacacagaaaagaaagagTCATAAGCTCACAGTTCTTTGAAGGTGGGGCAAGAAGAGAGGGCTCTACTGGTCTCTATTCCCCGCAAAACCAGTTCTGGGAAGATCACTTATTCTGAAATAggatccctcccctccctcatgaATGGCAGAGCAAGAAAGACTATCCTGTTGAAATCTTTCCAGGCCAACCCCGCTTAAAACACACAAACCCTTAATTTCACCACCTTTCCCCCAGCCCCAAGTCAGTACTCACTAGTGATGCCAAGATACTCATCTGGCTCAGGAAACAGCAGAAACCACCCATCCTTCTACCTTTCAAGATGCCCTCTGAGCCCCCAGACCATTTCACTAAGTCTTACTATGATTACTATTATTCctttatcatcaccatcactatcaTCGTCTATTTGCATCACGTGGGGGAAACTCAGTCTGGGCCGGTGGTGGGGTGAGGATGGGAAGAGCACAGACAGGACCCGAGCAAAAACAGCTGAGCCACGGTGAAGGAGAACCATCACGCCGAGGCCTCCTGGCGGTGCGGGAACGTTTCCCCAAGGACTGGGGGAATTGCCAGGTCGCCGTGGCAAAGTCACCTTGACCGAGTGAAGTAGGAGAGTTCGTGTATATTAGTTAGCACTTACGTCTGCACGTGCTCAAATTCAGGATTGCTGTTTGTCCTGATAGAAGAAAGAGGGACGAGTCTCTGAAATAGGAGACAGCTCGCTTCCTACAAGGTGCCATCACTCCTGCCCAAGGAGTAACTTGTACTTTTCCAGCAGAGAAAGGATTTCAGTCACTGGAGCCCTTGGACTCTGGATCTGGTGGCCAGACCTTCTGGGAAGAAGGAGGGTGATctcagggggcagggggcgggtgGTTGGTCCTTGTAGAACAAAGAGGCTCATCACATTCTCTGTTCCAAAAAAATCTGAACCACTGCATTTTATCATTCTTCACACTGCTCCCTTACCCCATCTTCCCCACGATCTGACACCTGGAACACGAAACTCTTTGGGCCCATTCAAACACCCACCCAAGTAGGCACTAGACTGGTGATCACCAATGGATGAGAATCCCGGAATGTTCAGAAGCAATCAGGAGCCCGTTTTGCCAGCCTCCACCCACTTGGAACTTTTGTCTGAGTGAGACCACTCAGCCAGACCTGGATGCCATCCACTTCCCAAAACCCTTAGCTGCTTGGGAGCAAAGGAGAAGCTCTATAATTCTGAAGTTTGAAGAATTATTATTTAGAGCCCAAGTAAAGCCCCATTCAGTACTCTGTAGTagcaataatattaaaaaaaacaacaacaacaacaacatgcaCAGCACCTGCATCTCtttaccattttaaagtttaCAGATTAGCATGCcttctcatttgatcctcaaacTGGAAAAGATGTGAAACCTCTAAGAGATTCTGAGGAACTATTAGTGGACAGAGAAAATGCTGCAAAGTTGTGGATGGgtgaacataattttaattttcaaaaagaaaaacaagatacaTTTCACAAACTACAAACAGGTAGATATTGACCCAAGGCAAGATTCTAGAATAGAGCATTAAGACTGTGAGTacgtggtggctcagtcgtttaaacgtctgacacttgatttcagctcaggtcagtcatgatctcagggtcatgagatcggactccatgctcagctgggagtctgcttgagcttctttctctccctccccctctgcccctctctctctgtctctgtctctctttctctctcaaataaataaatcctttttttttaagattttatttatttatttgacagagagagacacagcgagaaagggaacacaagcagggggagtgggagaaggagaagcaggctccccgctgagcagggagcccgatgtggggctcgatcccaggaccctgggatcatgccctgagctgaaggcagatgcttaacgactgagccacccaggcgcccctcaaataaataaatctttaaaaaaaaaaaagaaaaaaagattgtatgTGAGTACTTGGGCAGCTTGGGGGAAGGGCAGTTATCGGTAGGACCCAGCATGGGGGTTACCAAGAACAAGTCACATCAACTAAACTAACTTCCTTCCAGGACAAGGTTACTAGATAAACAAGTCAGAGAAATGCAATAGATAAAGTGTATCTATGCAAGGTTTTTGACAAGATCTCTCATTATGTCCTTGGGGATAAGACCAAGAAAAACATACAGAATGCTACTCTGATTTGGGGGactaaaacatacaaaaatcagtggtATTCGTGAGTGGATCATGATAGCCTGGAATCTATTTTCTAGTGATGTACCAGAGAGCTTTATCTTTGGCCTTACCCTATTCAATGTTCGTAACATTAATTTTATTCAAAACTATAGGACACATGGCCATCAGTTATGTGGATGACACAAAGCAGGGATGGATTGCAAATACAAGGTCTGGGCAGAATTAGGATCCAAAAGGAGTCAGAGGGGTGAGGCAATTCTAACAAAAAAGATAgttattgtgtatgtgtgtatgtattgggGTCCAAATATTACCTGAGCAATTCTGGATCAGAAAGGTGTGATGCATTTTGGTTGCCAAAAAAGCAATGCTATTTTAAGCTACTTTAGGCAAATTAAAGTATGTAGAATAAGGAGGTTGTTGATTCTGCTCTGATCTGCTTATCCTGTACCTGCAGTTTTGAGTCTCAAAGGACAATCAGGATATGAGAGGATTCAGAACCAGATCATGTAAGAAACGGCTAAAGGAAATGGGGAAGTTAGTTGGGAGAAGAGACGCTCTGAGGGATACGAGTGGCTGCATGCAAATATTTGGTTTGAAGGGCTGTCATGTGAACAAGGGTTTGGACTTTTTCTTTGAGATCTAAGAGGAACCACCAGGACCAATGAGCTCACACCACAGGAAGAAAGATTCCATATTGATATGACAAAGAACAATGTAACAATCGGGACATCCAAATGTGGAAAGAGCTTCTCCAAAGGTAGAGTGTGCTCTGTCCCTGGAGGGGTTCACGGGCAGGATGGACAAGCACTTTGCCAAGATTCTGTAGAGGGAACTAAAGCTTGGGACGGAGGTTAAGGACTGTCTGTAAGCTTTCACCCGCACTCATGGAGGATCAGGATGCCTGCCCCCTCCGCGCCATCTCCACTCCACACTTCCTGTGGTGACATTCGGGGATCCGTCATCAAAGTCCCAGCTTTGTTCGTGCAGAGGAAAGATTCCACATATCTTGAGGAATGGAAGCTCTTGGGGCCCAAGGGAAGGCTTGCTTATCATTCCCAAAACGATAGTCTATGATTATATATCACATGGCAGttcttaaaatatgtaatttgacCCTCACACCATGAACTAAGTACGAAAGTCATCATTAGAATCAGGTTCGGAGATTTGCCCCAAGCAGATTAGTGGTAGAGTTGGACCAGAACCTGGTCTTCCAGCTCCTGGTCCagaaccttttcttttcttttcttttccttttaagtaggctccacacctagcgtgGGGCccgaattcacaaccctgagatcaaggatcgcaagctccactgactgagccagccaggcacccccagaacttTTGAATTACAGCAACTGCTTCTGGGTCCCCCAGGTTCCTCCCCATGGGTCTCATGGTCTCAGGAAGTGCCTTGCGGTGCCCTGTAGGGGGGATCACAGCCGAGCCACAGAAGACAGAGCCTGGAGCTTccagagccccgcatcggggctgCAGATTCGTGGCCCTGGAGATTTGGGCTCCCGGCTAGAACTCTTTGTTGTGATTGCCACCTCCAGCTGTGCACCTGCTGGTGTGCCACCTCCCAGAGCCAGGCAGCTTTGTTCTCCACGGTGGCCGAGTCGGAGCCATCCACCACCCGCTGCGCCCCGCCCCCAAGCTGGCCGGGCTCCCGGGAAGGGAGCAGCCCCAGCCCCGGACACCGGCCGCGCTGCCCCACCTGGAACACACACACGCCTCCCTCTGGAGGGTGCTGTTTCCCCCGAAACCGCCCCAGCCCCACACCAGGGACAGTGGCTGAAGACACAACCAGCCCCCGCGTGGcgaaaagacagaaacagagaccaTCCGCTTCATGCTCTAAGAATTGTACGAATGACTATTTCTCGGAAACAAAGGCCGGTCATGCCCACAGGGGCGTCCGGCCTGCGTCCTCTACAAACAGCACTCTCACCTCCTGCTTCGTGGCTGTAGACGGGCCTAGCTTCCCCCGAGGGCCCACGAGTCATTTATTCTCCAGGTCGAACGGGTCTTCAGAGCCCTTCTGGCGTACAGCTCTGCGCTGGAGCAAGGACACGCTGCTCTTGGGACTCTCGTGACTAAATTGAtccatggctccccactgcttTTAGGAGAAGCTGCAAGCCTCTGAGCACAGCCTTCAAGGCCCTTCATGGTTTGGTCTCTGCCTACTCATTGGCTTTGTTCCTGCCGCTTTTCTACACGCCCCCTGGACCCCAGCTCTGCAGAGCCTGCTGTTTCATCCTCCCTGCCTTTGGACCTGTTCTCACACTGCTCCGTGCCTACCCGCCGACCTCCTGCTCAGCTTTCAGAACGCAACTCAAGTGTTAGTTGCCCCCTTTGAAGGCTTCCCGGACCATCCAAGAAATAGCAGGTGTCCTGTGTCTCCCTGGCCTCACCCCAGCGTGGCTTTATGAAGCCCGGTCTTGTACACATTCCTATTTTAGAACATCAGAGTGCTTTGCAATGGCGTGTTCACCATTGTGTGTCGCCTGTGAGCCCTTCACTTAAGGCCCCAGCCTGGGACTTCCACTGTTTCCCCAGTATCGGGGACAGTTAGTTACTAAAGCCTGAGTGTGCAGGAAGGACGCCCGCAGGCCCATCTGGACCGAGCTCGGGAGACGGCGATGCCGCGCTTCTGGAGACCTCCAGGGGGAGCCACGGCGCCGTGGGAGGGAGCCAGGCTCCAGGCGGCCCCACTACGGCGGCAGCCGGTTACAAACACTTCCTTCGAAGGCGGGAGAAATCAAGTCCCTGGGGCATCAGCCCGGCTCTCCTCTGGGTCAGCGgcaggatggagagagagaaaatgagctcGTAAATGGTTGTGGGCATTGGGGTGGACCATGCCAGGTAAGGGGCTGGAAAGGATGCTTCGACCCCCTCCCAGGAGCCGTGCAGAGGCATCTTCTCCAACCTGtcaggctggaggggcagggaagacacCCTGAGCAAAGAGCAACTTGCCTGAAAGGAGCTCTGGGTCCTGATTCTCACTGCCTTCATTCTCGAACGTGAACGaatcctccctcctccccgctgTCCCTCTGGTTTCCTAAATAGTTAACGGCGCCACCAGCCTCTGGGTTACCACACTCACACTCCCGGGGCCACCAGACTCTCCTTCCTCGTGTCAACATCCATCTGATGCCGGGAGCTGTGCCTCTTCCCTTAGTCTCCTGGCCTGACGTCGGGTCCTTTCCTCCTTTTGGCTGAATCACCGCACCAGCCTCCACGCAGCTCCTGCCCGATCTTTCCCGCCTCAAATCCTTGCGACACTGCGACCGCCACTCTTCTCATGTCACGACCCCACGAGGCTTTATCCAGTTTCAACGCCTACGAGGTATTCAGAGGAGAATCCTTATTTCCTGACTGAGGAAGCCGAGGCTGGGGGGAGGTGATGGGACTCCGTGAAGTGTCCCTCTCAGGTCCTCCATCTGCCAACCCTCCACTTTTCATTACACTGTCACCATCTTGGCACCTTCCCCGGCTCAAAACACGCTAATGTCGCTGCACCATTGATCAAGGATCGGGCATAAATGGCCTTCCCT from Neomonachus schauinslandi chromosome 6, ASM220157v2, whole genome shotgun sequence includes:
- the KCNJ10 gene encoding ATP-sensitive inward rectifier potassium channel 10, translating into MTSVAKVYYSQTTQTESRPLVGPVVRRRRVLTKDGRSNVRMEHIADKRFLYLKDLWTTFIDMQWRYKLLLFSATFAGTWFLFGVVWYLVAVAHGDLLELGPPANHTPCVVQVHTLTGAFLFSLESQTTIGYGFRYISEECPLAIVLLIAQLVLTTILEIFITGTFLAKIARPKKRAETIRFSQHAVVAAHDGKPCLMIRVANMRKSLLIGCQVTGKLLQTHQTKEGENIRLNQVNVTFQVDTASDSPFLILPLTFYHVVDETSPLKDLPLRSGEGDFELVLILSGTVESTSATCQVRTSYLPEEILWGYEFTPAISLSASGKYIADFSLFDQVVKVALPSGLRDSTVRYRDPEKLKLEESLREQAEKEGAALSVRISNV